A portion of the Cryptomeria japonica chromosome 5, Sugi_1.0, whole genome shotgun sequence genome contains these proteins:
- the LOC131075554 gene encoding UDP-glycosyltransferase 74E1-like, with protein sequence MGSLHQQPGIKRPHVVVFPYPSQGHINPLMEFAKRLVCKNLHVTFITTERIRERMIQAQDGVAAHVTTVLKDIRIETVPDGLSPDNEETNDIDMIFDLLRKVGGLKFEQLIERLNSEGDKVSCIVYDSFLEWVPDIANKFDIPSALLWTQSCAVYSIYYHFYAEMVKAKDEAENARDVIAIPGLPQLCQSDLPSFLQPSNIYASLLRFVLNQFSTVSQATWILGNSFNELEMAEIQSMDSLIPIRTVGPLVPSAFLDGNNPDDQDVGTHLWKAANCMDWLNKKEASSVVYVSFGSLAVLSKEQIIEIALGLKASQHSFLWVIRPDHSKEEENDIHNFLEGFIKETMDQGLVISWCPQMAVLHHSSVGMFVTHCGWNSTLESLSSGLPVLTISQWSDQTTNSKYIEEVWKTGIRLNKIRHGLVRRDEVEKSIKTIMEGEIGVDLRKNGLQWKTLAKKAMVKGGSSDMNIDWFVHEVIARTTLA encoded by the exons ATGGGGTCATTGCATCAGCAGCCAGGAATTAAGCGGCCACATGTAGTAGTATTCCCTTACCCATCCCAGGGTCATATTAATCCATTAATGGAGTTTGCCAAGAGGCTTGTCTGCAAAAACCTCCATGTGACCTTCATCACCACAGAGAGAATTAGAGAGCGAATGATACAAGCTCAGGATGGTGTTGCTGCTCATGTGACCACTGTTTTGAAGGATATAAGAATTGAAACAGTTCCAGACGGGCTTTCTCCTGACAATGAAGAGACGAATGACATAGACATGATATTTGATTTGTTGAGAAAGGTCGGAGGTCTTAAATTTGAACAGTTGATAGAGAGGCTAAATTCTGAAGGCGATAAAGTCTCTTGTATTGTTTATGACTCTTTTCTGGAGTGGGTTCCTGATATAGCAAACAAGTTTGATATTCCTTCAGCACTTCTCTGGACGCAGTCATGTGCAGTTTATTCCATCTATTATCATTTTTACGCAGAAATGG tgaaagcaaaagatgaagCAGAGAATGCAAGAGACGTTATAGCAATACCAGGGCTTCCACAACTGTGCCAATCAGACTTGCCATCCTTTCTACAGCCATCAAATATATATGCATCACTACTGCGATTCGTGCTGAACCAATTCAGTACTGTTTCTCAAGCCACATGGATACTAGGAAACTCCTTCAATGAACTGGAAATGGCAGAAATACAATCCATGGATTCCCTCATTCCAATAAGAACAGTAGGCCCTCTTGTTCCCTCGGCTTTCCTAGATGGAAATAATCCAGATGACCAAGACGTGGGCACACATCTTTGGAAAGCAGCGAACTGTATGGATTGGCTCAATAAAAAGGAAGCCTCAAGTGTTGTATATGTTTCCTTTGGTAGTTTAGCTGTCCTTTCTAAAGAGCAGATCATAGAAATAGCCCTTGGGCTAAAGGCTAGTCAACATTCCTTTTTGTGGGTGATTCGTCCTGATCatagcaaagaagaagaaaatgacataCATAATTTTCTAGAAGGTTTTATTAAGGAAACTATGGATCAAGGGCTAGTTATATCATGGTGTCCACAGATGGCAGTGCTTCATCATTCTTCTGTGGGTATGTTTGTTACACACTGTGGATGGAATTCTACATTAGAGAGCCTCAGCTCTGGGTTACCTGTCCTAACTATTTCTCAGTGGAGTGATCAAACGACTAATTCTAAGTATATTGAAGAGGTGTGGAAGACAGGGATAAGATTGAATAAAATAAGACATGGGCTAGTTAGGAGGGATGAGGTGGAGAAATCTATTAAGACAATAATGGAAGGTGAAATTGGTGTGGACTTGAGAAAGAATGGTTTGCAATGGAAGACATTAGCAAAAAAAGCTATGGTGAAAGGTGGATCTTCTGATATGAATATTGATTGGTTTGTTCATGAGGTCATTGCTAGAACAACACTAGCTTGA